Genomic window (Diorhabda carinulata isolate Delta chromosome 11, icDioCari1.1, whole genome shotgun sequence):
TGGATGGAATTTTATCAGAAATGGTATTCAATAACCCACAAATGAAACAATTGATACAatcgaaagaaaaatttgatgttgTCATAGTACcacaattttttatggaatCACCAAAAGCTTTGGCTGCTCATTTCCACGCACATCTAGTTCTTTTCAATTACCACCCGGTTCATTCCTGGATGAACCATTTCGTTGGTAATCCATCTCTACCTTCCCTCGATACTCAACTTATTTTAGGATTTCCGGCTCTAATGAATTTCAAACAAAGATTAATTAACACTTTAGTTGCTAGCTTGTGGTACGTCAAGCAAGTACTGATTGAATATCCCGCAGAAGCGGAAATTGTACGTAAATACATTTCAAAAGATATCGATTTGACTCAAGTTCAGTATAACGTTTCTTTGGTGTTATCAAATTCCCACATAAGTTTGAATCGAGCTACTTCATCGGTACCTTGTATGAAGGAAATTGCCGGATTTCATATTAAACCTCCGAAAAAATTACCGgacgatttgaaaaaatatctggACGAATCTGAAAACGGTGTCATATACTTCAGCATGGGAACGAATTTGAAAAGTGCCGAATTAACTGAAGAAACGAGGCAGAGTTTAATGAAAGCTTTCGCTAAAAGGAAGGAGAATgttttgtggaaatttgaaaGTGACGATCTGCCGGGAAAACCCGATAACGTTAGAATAGAAAAATGGTTACCACAATCTGATTTATTAGGTAAGTTGCGATGTCAATGTCCATCATGCCGTGTCAGGTTTCCTGGATTTAATGTTTTTGACAGTATTAACCCCTTGAGGTGGTGcctcttttttattataagatgGAGGGGAGGAAGGTATAGCAGTATCTCTAAAGCTATGATGGGGCAGGTTAACATTACCCCATCGACTACCAAAAAGCGATTCCTACATGATCATggatttgaagattttttagtatattttgtaatgaaatatgGAAGAATACATCAAATAATATTCTATATTCAAAGCTTTGCTTTCATAATAGCACTGTGGGCAGTCAAGGGCCGTTAAATTAATAGACTAGTGTCTTACTTAACATTACTAAAGGTCGATGTCGTTTGAGAAGCTGATCAGACGGTTTGGCTTGAACCTTTTGCTGTCATTATACTTACAAATAACTTGGACTGCACTTTCATTCTCCTCCATACACCAATGGAATGGCGCCCATTAAGGATCATAATCtcattattttagaaatttcggAGTCATAGAatccatttataataattggttAACTTCTGGCTCGGCTGAAAGTTTTGGgcattatattattattgcgCAAAATAACAATTCCGTACCTCATCTCAGTCTAGTCTTTGCAACTGTATTGTAAAACATAAGTTCAGCAAATAATTTGTATAGTATAAACCACGCTTTAGATTTGTTGTGCAACACGAGTGGGCTTTAAGTTTGTGGTATTTCCTTTGTTAAATTCTTATGTTAGATCCTTTTTTTACAGCTCATcctaatattaaattgtttataactcATGGCGGATTTCTAAGTACAATAGAAACTGTGTATCATGGTGTACCGACGGTAGCAATACCAGTTTTTGCCGATCAAAAACAAAACGCCGAATCAACGGTATCAGCAGGTTTCGctaaaattgtcaattttgcTGATATTTCCGAACAAACAATTTCTGACGCCATAGACGAGGTTATTACCAATAAAAAGTAAGTTAACATTTATATGTAGCGTTCGGGGATTTGACTTGTACCCAAACTATATCAAATCAGTTATCAAACTTACCTAACATGGCAGAGAAGATACTGAAATTTTTTCTTGCTATCGATAGTGGTTTTGAACCATCAACTTCATATCAAAACTCCCATAACTATTTTCTAAAGCTCAACTGAATGATTTAGAAAGAGATTTGGGACTTCCAAAAGACCATCCTGAATTACTTACTTCTAGGGTCGAAGCGTCAATTTTTTCTTGCTGCATAATTCACCTTCTTTTGGTATAAAAATCAGCCAAGCAATTTCTGATCTAATTTCTCCCTTCTGAGGTACAAAATACGCAACGTCTAACAATCGACtcttaaaaaaaagttttgaaacttttcttttagttataattgaagaggatcgtcatataactgCGTGCTGAcagtttggtgggattacaaattttttgtattctttgagctgcttccaaggaatcAACTTTGGCAACTCGTtgaaaactattggagcttgactgagaagtgatgccacatcccccatacagccctgatccggcaccatctgattaccatttatttcgaaatttacacagttctttgaatggtcaatctttcacaaatgacgataaACTTCAATcacacctggttcagttttttgctgataacgAACAGACATTTCAGGCCCGTGTTATTGATTTATAATGTTTCCATTCATTTATAACAGTTTCGTCCTGTTATTTATTTGTACACTAattattcactaacacttaccatttaatttattgaaatacacGGTTTTGTTTACTTTTCACTTTCCAGATGACATGAAGTAGTTTGTTAACCGCTTCGGCTACTAAGAGACGCGTTTTATATACTATCATCACATTCTAGAATCTTCGTTTCCTGGAAATCTCTAATTTGCcgttaacaaacaaaaaagcatTCTTAGAAATTGTTTCAATGCATCATTCATTTGAATGATTTGAAAGTCAATTTTGATCATGTTAtctcaattttggaaaaaaatatgaatatcataattgtgttattctcaaaaatataaagattgTGTTTTATGAACTAGTACGAGGGGTGTATGAAAATGAAAGGAACTTTCGGTTTATCAGGTTGAATAAATGTGAGgttattgatagaaaattttttttctagatacACTGAGAAtgctaaatataaatcaaaaatcttCCACGACAGACCAATGGCGCCTATACAAGAAGCAGTTTATTGGATTGATTACATTGTACGCTATAACGGTGCCCCTCACCTACGAGTAGCTTCTGCCGTTCTAACTTGGTATCAATTTTATATGTTGGAtgtattattaacaatttttcttataatttttgttgttatttttattttaaagacgATTTTTGGCTTTGTATACAGAAAAGTGTGTAGAAGTCAAAACAAAAGTGTACAAAGCTCAACTAAAAAAGTTAAAAgacattgatatttttctaaaaaaactttttatgagatttttaaataaaaatatatttatttcattttctttttgttcaattatatCTCAGATTAATAATATTCTATTACCGGatgggaaaaaatattaaatatttttttttaaattaaataaattaaaaaacttttggtacAATACATctttaagaataatttgaaataataaattatattgtgaACAAATACAAACAGAAATGTAAAGAAATATAGTAGACGATTAACAATTATTGATATACCCACTACCAAAAGCCTATGTCCTTTGTAAAGTTAATCAGGTACCTTAGATTGAACCTTTCAACGTAATTAGATAAATTGTAAGCTTTGTTTAAGtgtttgaaattgtttataaGACTGCTGGGGCATAGTACTATCGAACGCTCCTTTTATATCAAGAAATATCAAACCACGTTTCATCtaaaattatgtgtctattagaacttcagtagtcttttatctgacgcaaataatcttgttgCTATCGAACTATTCTTGACGATTCgtttattgccatccgtttatttagtttttggtGTTTTgatgacaaaacttgacgcgatgtttctaaactgatataatcgtattctggataatctgtcAGCTTATGCTaccatgttgtttagtatttgtttgacagccatcaatgaatgtgaacgttttcagtgaacatggaaaaaattattcatcgttatgtgatataatatttttaaatcgaatGGCGTTTGtctaaccaatataaaagctaaattattttctactatGGTTGATACtgatccttcgttatcaacagtaaaatgtTGGATAGCAGGCCGTACGATCTACGATTATCTGCATGACattggtcgaccaaatgaggttaagactccagaaatgttgaaggaaATCCACGAAGCGGTACTGTGCGCGAGCTATCAgacatattaactaaaaatttggacatgagaaagatGTACACAAGATGAGTGCCGTCTTTGCTCAAAATGGAACCGTGGATGAAACGTGGGCCCATCACTTCACacctgaaacaaaagaacaatcaaaataatcgactgaaaagggagaatcggTTCCAAAAACTGTTCCATCTGCAAGCGAGGTCATGGTATCGATTTTTGGTATGCGCGCGGGTAATTTAcattaactatcttgaaaaagaagaaactaattaacggcgagtattacgcgaacttattgtaacgtttgagcgaagaaatcaagcaaaaacagtcgcatttggctaagaagaaagtgttatttcatcaagataatgcaccagctcacacgtccgttattgcaatggcctgaattaattaatttatgtttAGAATTGCTACTTCAAGCCTCCTATTCGACAGATTCAGCCCCCTCTAAACATTTTCTGTTTCAAGACTTGAAAAACTGCCTTGGTGATCAAATATATAATCAACAAAGGTGAAGTTGGTagttaataactattttgaggAGCGTGAGATTCTAAAAAAGTGGATTACGTTTGCTGTTCGAGCTACTCAACTgtccaaataataaaaatggactGTTTTTGAGCAtcagtatattgaaaaaatgaagaagaggggttcataatttttccttggtcccCCCTTTGGATCCGCTGGTGTTGTTAACCAACTTCTATTCTCAGTTCTatgatatcattttttatataatcaaaaattcaccagctccaaaattttttaatctacaCCCAATAATagcacaattttttcaaattatacgtCAATTACACGTGCAACGTTTATATATGAACGtgttgaatgaaataatataaataattattaccatATATATATTGAAACTCAAGTACACACTGTGAATGGTCCATAAATATGAAGTATCTTCTATTTTTTGTGATTGTCTTCAGTTCTGAAGCAAATAAACTGTTTGGACATTCTAAACATAATCAATTGCATCATCTTCATCAACAAAATTGCGATAAAGTGGATTGTCCAGAGCCTCCAATATGTGGGGCTTGCCATAGTATTCAAACGCCCAAAGGAGAATGCTGTCCCAAGTGTAAACCAATAGAGTGTCCCAATATCGATTGTCAACATTGTGAAACTACTTTTATACCATCAGGAGAGTGCTGCCCAGTTTGCGAACACGTTTCGTGTCCTAATATACACTGTACCAGCTGTGAAGTTGCTCAAACACCTCCAGGAGAGTGCTGCCCAGTTTGCGAACACGTTTCGTGTCCTAATATACACTGTACCAGCTGTGAAGTTGCTCAAACACCTCCAGGAGAGTGCTGCCCAGTTTGCGAACACGTTTCGTGTCCTAATATACACTGTACCAGCTGTGAAGTTGCTCAAACACCTCCAGGAGAGTGCTGCCCAGTTTGCGAACACGTTTCGTGTCCTAATATACACTGTACCAACTGTGAAGTTACTATTATACCACAAGGTGAGTGCTGTCCAGTTTGCGAACGCGTCTCGTGTCCTAATATACACTGTGCCATTTGTGAAGTTGCTCAAACACCTCAAGGAAAATGCTGCCCAGTTTGTGAACACGTGTTTTGTCCTAACAACCATTGTACAAACTGCGAGATTGCTGAAACACCCCCAGAAGAGTGTTGTCCAGTTTGTCAACCAGTATCTTGTGACAATATTGAATGTACTGAATTTGAAGTTGCTGTATTACCTCGTGGAGAATGCTGTCAACAATGCCAATCAGTACTACTCTCTGATATTAATCCTGA
Coding sequences:
- the LOC130899689 gene encoding UDP-glycosyltransferase UGT5-like; the protein is MITKVLLLFFLIIISVSDINSAKILGIFAFFSPSHYFLGKELMVGLAENGNDVTMLTIFEEKNLPKNVKYRHITMEGVLEKQQELFKNFTSKVGSLSVLNKIFHPLDGILSEMVFNNPQMKQLIQSKEKFDVVIVPQFFMESPKALAAHFHAHLVLFNYHPVHSWMNHFVGNPSLPSLDTQLILGFPALMNFKQRLINTLVASLWYVKQVLIEYPAEAEIVRKYISKDIDLTQVQYNVSLVLSNSHISLNRATSSVPCMKEIAGFHIKPPKKLPDDLKKYLDESENGVIYFSMGTNLKSAELTEETRQSLMKAFAKRKENVLWKFESDDLPGKPDNVRIEKWLPQSDLLAHPNIKLFITHGGFLSTIETVYHGVPTVAIPVFADQKQNAESTVSAGFAKIVNFADISEQTISDAIDEVITNKKYTENAKYKSKIFHDRPMAPIQEAVYWIDYIVRYNGAPHLRVASAVLTWYQFYMLDVLLTIFLIIFVVIFILKTIFGFVYRKVCRSQNKSVQSSTKKVKRH